A genomic window from Anopheles ziemanni chromosome X, idAnoZiCoDA_A2_x.2, whole genome shotgun sequence includes:
- the LOC131290672 gene encoding muscle-specific protein 20, producing MAPRNKEQEAEVLQWISDVLGEKLPPGAYEDVLKDGVVLCKLANKLAPGSVKKIQERGTNFQLMENIQRFQAAIKKYGVPEEEIFQTADLFERRNIPQVTLCLYSLGRITQKHPEFNGPQLGPKMADKNERNFSEEQLRAHHGELNLQMGFNKGASQAGQGSFGNTRHM from the exons ATGGCG CCCCGCAACAAGGAACAGGAAGCTGAGGTGCTGCAGTGGATCAGCGATGTCCTGGGCGAGAAGCTGCCGCCGGGCGCCTACGAGGACGTGCTCAAGGATGGCGTCGTGCTGTGCAAGCTGGCCAACAAGCTGGCCCCCGGTTCGGTGAAGAAAATCCAGGAGCGTGGCACCAATTTCCAGCTGATGGAGAACATCCAGCGCTTCCAGGCGGCCATCAAGAAGTACGGCGTGCCGGAGGAGGAAATCTTCCAGACCGCGGACCTGTTCGAGCGCCGCAACATCCCGCAGGTGACGCTCTGTCTGTACTCGCTCGGCCGAATA ACGCAGAAGCATCCGGAGTTCAATGGACCGCAGCTTGGCCCCAAGATGGCGGACAAGAACGAGCGCAACTTCTCCGAGGAGCAGCTGCGCGCTCACCATGGCGAGCTGAACCTGCAGATGGGCTTCAACAAGGGCGCATCGCAGGCCGGCCAGGGATCGTTCGGCAACACGCGTCACATGTAA